In the genome of Bradysia coprophila strain Holo2 unplaced genomic scaffold, BU_Bcop_v1 contig_232, whole genome shotgun sequence, one region contains:
- the LOC119075670 gene encoding LOW QUALITY PROTEIN: JNK1/MAPK8-associated membrane protein-like (The sequence of the model RefSeq protein was modified relative to this genomic sequence to represent the inferred CDS: substituted 1 base at 1 genomic stop codon): protein MADKCPGIYCGRLKLENDTWSDCGACPRGYXVDESRCIPCTDTPTQYDWLYLGFMALMPLIGSWFFIDMVSKEQSFTKGQLILLFSALMEVVVSAIVTLFIYEPVFSFVIHSCQVKKLSDWYTLFHNPSPNYGEKLYCTQEAVFPLQAMVLVFYLLCIVSMMMIRPCLNKIFLKKGKTAIYCSLYFIPVLSLLHTVAGGLIYYSFPYLSVIISMISNAVHFSLKLDQSMKSLVLSSVKEMKNTVVIVGHWLLLAYGIISLDQHLAFLAFVPFPAIFYIITVKFTDPGEFHIREERSS, encoded by the coding sequence ATGGCAGATAAATGCCCTGGAATCTATTGTGGACGCTTGAAACTAGAGAATGATACTTGGAGCGACTGTGGTGCGTGTCCACGCGGCTACTAAGTCGATGAGAGTCGATGTATTCCGTGTACAGATACTCCGACTCAATACGATTGGTTGTATTTGGGATTCATGGCTTTGATGCCTTTGATAGGCTCATGGTTCTTCATTGATATGGTGTCGAAGGAACAATCATTCACAAAAGGGCAATTGATTTTACTCTTCAGTGCTCTAATGGAAGTGGTTGTTTCAGCGATTGTTACGTTGTTCATCTATGAGCCAGTCTTTTCGTTTGTCATACACTCATGTCAGGTGAAGAAATTGTCAGACTGGTACACGTTGTTTCACAATCCTAGTCCGAATTACGGAGAAAAGTTGTATTGCACACAAGAAGCCGTTTTCCCATTGCAAGCAATGGTGTTAGTGTTCTACCTGCTATGCATTGTTTCCATGATGATGATTCGACCatgtttgaacaaaatatttctcaaaaaaggaaaaactgcAATTTACTGTTCACTTTACTTCATACCAGTACTGTCTTTACTCCATACCGTCGCTGGAGGTCTGATTTATTATTCCTTTCCATATTTGAGTGTTATTATCTCAATGATATCAAACGCGGTTCATTTCTCTCTCAAATTGGATCAGAGTATGAAATCGTTGGTTTTATCGTCGGTaaaggaaatgaaaaatacTGTCGTCATAGTCGGACATTGGTTGCTTCTAGCCTACGGAATCATTTCATTGGATCAACATCTTGCCTTTCTTGCATTCGTGCCATTTCCAGCAATCTTTTATATCATCACCGTTAAGTTTACCGACCCTGGCGAATTTCACATTCGAGAAGAGCGTAGTAGTTAG
- the LOC119075653 gene encoding hepatocyte growth factor-regulated tyrosine kinase substrate gives MFRSSNFDKSLESATSHLRLEPDWPSILVICDSIRQNDVSPKVAINAIKKKMLAPNPHTALYSLLVLESVVKNCGSPIHDELCTKENCEMLTNFIETTPHENVKLKMLELIQAWAFAFRTYDKYQAIKDTMTILKTKGHQFPELKEADAMFTSDTAPSWSDGDVCHRCRVEFSFTVRKHHCRNCGQIFCAQCSSRMCTLPKFGIEKEVRVCEACYMTLHAPTTNAARSNDSDLPAEYLSSSLAQQSQAPPRKSEQELKEEEELQLAIALSQSEAEQKKQSIMSYRTYQKSPSPELPLAQLSLDDNPSDPELAKYLNRDYWESRKTTESPASPSAPSPMAQPIDAIPLKGGPDDIEIDTFSSSLKSQVEIFVNRMKSNSSRGRSNANDSAVQTLFLNVTSMHSKLLAYIKEMDDKRMWFEQLQDKLTQVKDSRAALDMLRHEHQEKLRRIAEETERQRQMQMAHTLELMRKKKQEYLLYQRQLALRQIQEQEREMQMRQEQQKVLYQMGGNLNYLPGIGQTQGSPIHMMGGASYGYAPMGTNPMVSSVASGRIQTGQPGSLPVMHPSMGMNSMPPSSMPHGSMSTQLGSLPPGQLPQGVLPQNQINPRFQNTGPHQPNNTFPQNQQSQGPVGLGVHNQQQQPHGGVSMPNDVPPQQGQFAGTVQGNIPTSQMAGIQPNNPNQMSPAQSMQQSHNQPSMNPINTHNMQPIQQQQHHGPPMQQQPGPPIQQQQGPQMQQQQGIAMHQQQGQPMQSAQPNSQGQQAPLAQQQQQQQPQQQQQPQQQNFASQQQTSSEATSNIQPANNAESSKPAEAELISFD, from the exons atgtttcgttcgTCAAACTTCGACAAAAGTCTTG aaagtGCAACGAGTCATCTGCGATTGGAGCCCGATTGGCCATCAATTTTAGTGATTTGTGATTCGATTCGGCAAAACGATGTGTC CCCTAAAGTCGCTATTAATgcgattaaaaagaaaatgctgGCACCGAATCCGCATACCGCTCTGTATTCCTTGTTG GTGCTGGAAAGTGTTGTAAAAAACTGCGGTTCACCAATTCACGATGAACTTTGTACGAAGGAGAATTGCGAAATGCTCACCAATTTCATAGAGACAACGCcgcatgaaaatgttaaattgaaaatgttggaGTTGATTCAAGCTTGGGCATTTGCTTTTCGCACATACGACAAATACCAGGCGATTAAG GATACAATGACGATTTTAAAGACGAAAGGACATCAATTTCCTGAATTAAAAGAAGCTGATGCCATGTTCACATCAGATACTGCCCCATCATGGTCCGACGGAGATGTTTGCCATCGCTGTCGTGTTGAGTTCTCATTCACTGTGCGAAAGCATCACTGCCGCAATTGTGGTCAGATATTTTGTGCTCAGTGTTCGTCGAGAATGTGTACGCTGCCTAAGTTTGGCATTGAAAAAGAAGTGCGAGTGTGTGAAGCATGTTATATGACTTTGCATGCACCAACTACCAATGCAGCACGCAGTAATGATTCTGATTTGCCGGCCGAATATTTGTCGAGTTCATTAGCCCAACAGTCACAA GCGCCACCACGCAAAAGTGAACAAGAATTGAAAGAAGAGGAAGAGCTTCAATTAGCTATTGCATTGAGTCAATCAGAAGCGGAACAAAAGAAACAGTCG ATCATGTCGTACCGCACGTACCAAAAATCACCGAGTCCCGAGCTGCCACTTGCCCAATTGTCACTAGACGATAATCCATCCGATCCGGAGTTGGCGAAATATTTGAATCGTGACTATTGGGAGTCGCGTAAAACAACTGAGTCACCTGCAAGTCCATCGGCTCCAAGTCCAATGGCCCAACCAATTGACGCCATTCCGTTGAAG gGCGGTCCAGATGATATCGAAATCGACACATTCTCCAGCAGTTTGAAATCGCAAGTGGAGATTTTCGTTAATCGCATGAAATCAAACTCAAGCCGAGGTCGGAGCAATGCTAATGATAGTGCCGTGCAGACACTTTTCCTGAACGTCACCTCAATGCATTCAAAACTGTTAGCCTACATTAAAGAAATGGACGACAAGCGGATGTGGTTCGAACAACTGCAGGATAAGTTGACTCAAGTGAAAGATTCAAGGGCTGCACTGGATATGCTACGCCATGAACATCAGGAAAAATTGAGACGAATTGCAGAGGAAACGGAACGCCAACGACAAATGCAAATGGCGCATACTCTCGAACTCATGAGAAAGAAGAAACAAGAGTATTTGTTGTATCAGAGGCAGTTGGCCCTGCGTCAGATTCAGGAACAGGAACGCGAAATGCAAATGCGACAAGAACAACAAAAGGTTCTGTACCAAATGGgtggaaatttaaattacttGCCGGGTATTGGCCAAACACAAGGTTCTCCGATTCATATGATGGGTGGTGCGAGCTACGGATATGCTCCGATGGGAACTAACCCAATGGTTTCTAGCGTTGCTAGTGGCCGAATTCAAACTGGCCAGCCTGGATCTCTACCAGTTATGCATCCCTCAATGGGAATGAATTCAATGCCACCTAGTTCAATGCCTCACGGATCGATGTCGACGCAATTGGGCTCTTTACCTCCTGGTCAGTTGCCGCAAGGTGTGTTGCcacaaaatcaaatcaatccAAGATTCCAAAACACTGGACCACATCAACCGAACAATACGTTCCCTCAGAATCAACAATCCCAAGGACCGGTTGGATTGGGAGTGCAtaatcaacaacaacagccGCATGGAGGTGTGTCAATGCCGAACGATGTGCCGCCACAACAAGGACAATTCGCCGGTACTGTTCAAGGCAATATTCCTACATCGCAAATGGCTGGCATTCAACCGAATAATCCAAATCAAATGAGTCCAGCACAAAGTATGCAGCAGTCCCATAATCAACCTAGCATGAATCCAATTAATACTCATAACATGCAACCGATccaacaacagcaacatcaTGGGCCGCCTATGCAACAACAGCCAGGACCACCGATTCAACAACAGCAAGGACCACAgatgcaacaacaacaaggaATAGCAATGCATCAACAGCAAGGACAGCCCATGCAGTCAGCTCAACCCAATTCACAAGGACAACAGGCACCATTAGCccagcagcagcaacagcagcagccccaacaacaacagcagccccaacaacaaaattttgcttCTCAACAGCAAACTTCTAGTGAAGCAACTTCAAACATTCAGCCAGCAAATAACGCTGAATCCAGTAAGCCAGCAGAGGCTGAGCTCATCAGTTTTGATTAA